In the genome of Streptomyces sp. V2I9, one region contains:
- a CDS encoding TrmH family RNA methyltransferase, producing the protein MSSETGRTQQPPAEQAPDRAENAPAGPVQDEPLQYDDGYGQTIGVGPHPLPWPDDERYDPELLAEGDRRNVGDAYRYWTREAIVADLDLRRHDFHVAVENWGHDFNIGSVVRTANAFLAKEIHIVGRRRWNRRGAMVTDRYQHVRHHPGTADLTAWAAAEGLPIIGIDNLPGAVPLERTELPRRCVLLFGQEGPGLTEEAREHVSMVCSIAQFGSTRSINAGAAAAIAMHAWIQRYADVPDPRDIR; encoded by the coding sequence GTGAGCAGTGAGACCGGCAGAACCCAGCAGCCCCCGGCGGAGCAGGCCCCCGATCGGGCGGAGAACGCCCCGGCGGGGCCCGTTCAGGACGAACCCCTCCAGTACGACGACGGGTACGGCCAGACCATCGGTGTCGGGCCGCACCCCCTGCCCTGGCCCGACGACGAGCGGTACGACCCCGAGCTGCTGGCCGAGGGCGACCGGCGCAACGTCGGTGACGCGTACCGCTACTGGACCAGGGAGGCGATCGTCGCCGACCTCGACCTGCGGCGGCACGACTTCCACGTGGCCGTCGAGAACTGGGGCCACGACTTCAACATCGGCTCCGTGGTGCGGACCGCCAACGCCTTCCTGGCCAAGGAGATCCACATCGTGGGCCGGCGGCGCTGGAACCGGCGCGGCGCCATGGTCACCGACCGCTACCAGCATGTGCGCCACCACCCCGGCACCGCGGACCTGACCGCGTGGGCGGCCGCCGAGGGGCTGCCGATCATCGGGATCGACAACCTCCCCGGCGCCGTACCGCTGGAGCGCACCGAACTGCCGCGCCGCTGCGTCCTGCTGTTCGGGCAGGAGGGGCCGGGTCTCACCGAGGAGGCGCGCGAGCACGTCTCCATGGTGTGCTCGATCGCGCAGTTCGGCTCGACCCGGTCCATCAACGCCGGGGCCGCCGCGGCGATCGCGATGCACGCGTGGATTCAGCGCTACGCCGATGTCCCCGACCCCCGCGACATCCGCTGA
- the paaN gene encoding phenylacetic acid degradation protein PaaN, translating to MAAALTPQQLSETHRPTLDQALDVISTRAYWSPHPEHPKAYGEGGVPGSLGAAEGKAAFDALLGSRFDLGQPGTDGWVGGEVSPYGPELGVEYPHVDPDVLLPAMKAGMGAWRAAGPEIRALVCLEILSRISARTHELAHAVMHTSGQAFMMALQAGGPHAQDRGLEAVAYAYREQVRTPETADWSKPQGKRDPLKLHKSFIASGRGVALVIGCNTFPTWNGYPGLFASLATGNPVLVKPHPRAVLPLAVTVSIAREVLVEAGFDPNLVALAAERPGEGIAKSLALRPEVRIIDYTGSTAFGDWLEENARQAQVYTEKAGVNTIVVDSTDDYRGMLANIAFSLSLYSGQMCTTPQNLLIPRDGIATDDGAKSYDDVVADIAAAVTGLLGDDSRASALLGALVNPDVRARVEAAGELGEVALASRTVANAEFPDAVVRTPVIVKLDGTKTDEDAAYLSECFGPVSFAVAVESTSAALDLLRRTIREKGAMTVGAYTTSPEVERAIEDVCLDESAQLSLNLTGGVYVNQTAAFSDFHGSGGNPAANAALCDAAFVANRFRVVEVRRQA from the coding sequence ATGGCCGCCGCGCTCACCCCCCAGCAGCTGTCCGAGACCCACCGGCCCACGCTCGACCAGGCCCTCGACGTGATCAGTACCCGCGCGTACTGGTCACCGCACCCCGAGCACCCGAAGGCGTACGGGGAGGGCGGCGTTCCGGGCAGCCTCGGAGCCGCCGAGGGCAAGGCCGCCTTCGACGCGCTGCTGGGCTCCCGGTTCGATCTGGGCCAGCCGGGCACCGACGGCTGGGTCGGCGGCGAGGTCTCGCCGTACGGGCCGGAGCTGGGCGTCGAGTATCCGCACGTCGATCCGGACGTCCTGCTTCCGGCGATGAAGGCCGGCATGGGCGCGTGGCGGGCGGCGGGACCGGAGATCCGGGCCCTGGTCTGCCTGGAGATCCTGTCGCGGATCAGCGCCCGCACCCACGAACTGGCCCACGCGGTGATGCACACGAGCGGCCAGGCCTTCATGATGGCCCTCCAGGCGGGCGGCCCGCACGCGCAGGACCGGGGGCTGGAGGCCGTGGCGTACGCCTACCGGGAGCAGGTCCGCACCCCGGAGACCGCCGACTGGTCGAAGCCCCAGGGCAAGCGCGACCCGCTCAAGCTGCACAAGTCGTTCATCGCCTCCGGCCGGGGCGTCGCGCTGGTCATCGGTTGCAACACCTTCCCCACCTGGAACGGCTATCCGGGCCTGTTCGCCTCCCTCGCCACGGGCAATCCGGTGCTGGTCAAGCCGCACCCGCGCGCCGTGCTGCCGCTGGCCGTCACGGTGTCCATCGCCCGCGAGGTGCTGGTCGAGGCGGGCTTCGACCCGAATCTGGTCGCCCTGGCCGCCGAGCGCCCCGGCGAGGGCATCGCCAAGTCCCTGGCGCTCCGCCCCGAGGTCCGGATCATCGACTACACCGGCTCGACCGCCTTCGGCGACTGGCTGGAGGAGAACGCGCGCCAGGCCCAGGTCTACACGGAGAAGGCCGGCGTCAACACGATCGTCGTCGACTCCACCGACGACTACCGGGGCATGCTCGCCAACATCGCGTTCTCCCTGTCGCTGTACAGCGGCCAGATGTGCACCACCCCGCAGAACCTGCTGATCCCGAGGGACGGCATCGCCACCGACGACGGCGCCAAGTCCTACGACGACGTGGTCGCCGACATCGCGGCCGCCGTCACCGGACTGCTCGGCGACGACTCCCGCGCCTCCGCCCTGCTCGGCGCGCTGGTCAACCCGGACGTACGGGCGCGGGTGGAGGCGGCCGGCGAACTGGGCGAGGTCGCCCTGGCCTCGCGTACGGTCGCCAACGCCGAGTTCCCCGACGCCGTCGTCCGTACGCCGGTGATCGTGAAGCTCGACGGCACCAAGACGGACGAGGACGCCGCCTACCTCTCCGAGTGCTTCGGCCCGGTGTCCTTCGCGGTCGCCGTCGAGTCGACGTCCGCCGCCCTGGACCTCCTCCGGCGCACGATCCGCGAGAAGGGGGCGATGACGGTCGGCGCGTACACCACGTCCCCCGAGGTGGAGCGCGCGATCGAGGACGTCTGCCTGGATGAGTCGGCCCAGCTCTCGCTGAACCTGACCGGTGGGGTCTACGTCAACCAGACCGCGGCCTTCTCCGACTTCCACGGCTCCGGGGGCAACCCCGCCGCCAACGCGGCCCTGTGCGACGCGGCCTTCGTCGCCAACCGCTTCCGGGTGGTGGAGGTGCGCCGCCAGGCGTAG
- a CDS encoding TetR/AcrR family transcriptional regulator has translation MTTAKRDTYTPETLLTVAVRVFNERGYDGTSMEHLSRAAGISKSSIYHHVAGKEELLRRAVSRALDGLFAILDEPGAQRGRAIERVEYVTRRTVDVLMAEVPYVTLLLRVRGNTKTERWALERRREFDQRVAELLQAAVAEGDLRADVDIRLATRLLFGMVNSLVEWYRPQPGGFPGEDQLADTIVRLAFEGMRANGR, from the coding sequence ATGACCACGGCCAAGCGGGACACGTACACACCGGAGACCCTGCTCACCGTCGCCGTCCGTGTCTTCAACGAGCGCGGCTACGACGGCACGTCCATGGAGCATCTCTCGCGGGCGGCGGGCATCTCGAAGTCCTCCATCTACCACCATGTGGCGGGCAAGGAGGAGCTGTTGCGCCGGGCCGTGAGCCGGGCGCTCGACGGCCTCTTCGCCATCCTCGACGAGCCGGGGGCGCAGCGCGGGCGCGCGATCGAGCGGGTCGAGTACGTCACGCGCAGGACGGTCGACGTACTGATGGCCGAGGTCCCCTACGTCACTCTGCTGCTGCGCGTGCGCGGCAACACGAAGACGGAGCGCTGGGCGCTGGAGCGCCGCCGCGAGTTCGACCAGCGGGTGGCGGAGCTGCTCCAGGCGGCGGTCGCTGAGGGCGACCTCCGGGCGGACGTGGACATACGGCTCGCCACCCGGCTGCTGTTCGGCATGGTGAACTCGCTGGTCGAGTGGTACCGGCCGCAGCCGGGCGGTTTTCCGGGAGAGGATCAGCTCGCGGACACGATCGTGCGCCTCGCCTTCGAGGGGATGCGCGCGAACGGGCGCTGA
- a CDS encoding Lrp/AsnC family transcriptional regulator produces MADKAAEPGRIAPGAVPPAAPAAPPATPASPQATPAGPSGTAAGAPTTAARPPTAPAGSVTEAPIPPARPLDAIDRDILRILRTDGRASIRSVAERVHVSRANAYARINRLVEDGVIRGFGARVDHERAGQGASAYITLKIVQNSWRTVREQLQALPGATHIALVSGDFDVLLLVHTPDNRALRELVLTRIQSIPEVLSTRTLLVFEETDLGPLPDRPAELA; encoded by the coding sequence ATGGCCGACAAGGCCGCGGAGCCGGGCCGGATCGCACCCGGAGCCGTGCCCCCGGCCGCACCCGCGGCACCCCCGGCCACCCCCGCGTCACCGCAGGCCACCCCCGCGGGACCGTCCGGCACGGCCGCGGGAGCGCCCACCACGGCCGCCCGGCCGCCGACCGCACCCGCCGGGTCCGTGACGGAAGCGCCGATTCCGCCCGCGCGGCCACTGGACGCCATCGACCGCGACATCCTGCGCATCCTCCGGACGGACGGCCGCGCCTCGATACGGTCGGTGGCCGAACGGGTCCACGTATCGCGCGCCAACGCCTACGCCCGGATCAACCGGCTCGTCGAGGACGGCGTGATCCGCGGCTTCGGCGCGCGGGTCGACCACGAGCGGGCCGGCCAGGGGGCGTCCGCGTACATCACGCTCAAGATCGTGCAGAACTCCTGGCGCACCGTGCGCGAACAGCTCCAGGCCCTGCCCGGCGCCACGCACATCGCCCTGGTCAGCGGCGACTTCGACGTACTGCTCCTGGTGCACACGCCGGACAACCGGGCGCTGCGCGAGCTGGTCCTCACCCGGATCCAGTCGATCCCCGAAGTGCTCTCGACGCGCACGCTGCTGGTGTTCGAGGAGACGGACCTCGGACCGCTCCCGGACCGCCCGGCCGAGCTGGCCTGA
- the pdhA gene encoding pyruvate dehydrogenase (acetyl-transferring) E1 component subunit alpha codes for MTVQELPGAAAYRPTPPPAWKPITDPAPLLPDPEPYRVLGTDAVADADPELLLRLHAELVRGRRYNAQATALTKQGRLAVYPSSTGQEACEIAAALVLEERDWLFPSYRDTLAAVARGLDPVEALTLLRGDRHTGYDPREHRIAPLCTPLATQLPHAVGLAHAARLKGDDVVALAMVGDGGTSEGDFHEALNFAAVWKAPVVFLVQNNGFAISVPLAKQTAAPSLAHKAVGYGMPGRLVDGNDAAAVHQVLSEAVARARGGEGPTLVEAVTYRMDAHTNADDATRYRVDSEVEAWRAHDPVRLLERELLERGLLDEAGVERVKESAERMAAALRDGMNADPELAPMDLFTHVYAEQTSQLQAQAAALRAELDAEQDHDEHGTEAGR; via the coding sequence ATGACGGTCCAAGAGCTGCCCGGCGCGGCCGCCTACCGGCCCACGCCGCCCCCGGCCTGGAAGCCGATCACCGACCCCGCGCCGCTGCTCCCGGACCCGGAGCCCTACCGGGTGCTCGGTACGGACGCGGTCGCCGACGCCGATCCCGAGCTGCTGCTCCGGCTCCACGCCGAGCTGGTGCGCGGGCGTCGCTACAACGCACAGGCCACCGCGCTGACGAAGCAGGGCCGACTGGCGGTCTACCCGTCGAGCACCGGCCAGGAGGCGTGCGAGATCGCCGCCGCCCTGGTTCTGGAGGAGCGCGACTGGCTCTTCCCGAGCTACCGGGACACGCTGGCGGCCGTCGCCCGCGGTCTGGACCCGGTCGAGGCGCTGACCCTGTTGCGCGGCGACCGGCACACCGGCTACGACCCGCGTGAGCACCGCATCGCCCCGCTGTGCACCCCGCTCGCCACCCAGCTCCCGCACGCCGTGGGACTGGCCCACGCGGCCCGGCTCAAGGGCGACGACGTGGTGGCCCTCGCCATGGTCGGCGACGGCGGCACCAGCGAGGGCGATTTCCACGAGGCGCTGAATTTCGCGGCGGTCTGGAAGGCCCCGGTCGTCTTCCTCGTCCAGAACAACGGATTCGCGATCTCCGTACCGCTGGCCAAGCAGACCGCCGCCCCTTCCCTGGCCCACAAGGCCGTCGGGTACGGGATGCCGGGCCGCCTCGTCGACGGCAACGACGCCGCCGCCGTGCACCAGGTGCTGAGCGAGGCCGTGGCACGGGCCCGGGGGGGCGAGGGCCCGACGCTGGTCGAGGCGGTCACCTACCGCATGGACGCCCACACCAACGCCGACGACGCCACCCGCTACCGGGTCGACAGCGAGGTCGAGGCGTGGCGGGCGCACGATCCGGTGCGGCTGCTGGAGCGGGAGCTGCTGGAGCGCGGGTTGCTGGACGAGGCGGGCGTCGAGCGGGTGAAGGAGTCCGCCGAGCGCATGGCCGCCGCCCTGCGTGACGGGATGAACGCCGATCCGGAGCTGGCGCCGATGGACCTGTTCACCCATGTCTACGCCGAGCAGACCAGCCAGCTCCAGGCCCAGGCCGCGGCGCTGCGGGCCGAGCTGGACGCCGAGCAGGACCACGACGAGCACGGCACGGAGGCGGGACGATGA
- a CDS encoding alpha-ketoacid dehydrogenase subunit beta — MTTAAATAGGRTTKAKPATMAQALGRALRDSMAEDPSVHVLGEDVGTLGGVFRITDGLAKEFGDDRCTDTPLAEAGILGAAVGMAMYGLRPVVEMQFDAFAYPAFEQLMSHVAKMRNRTGGAMPLPITVRVPYGGGIGGVEHHSDSSEAYYMATPGLHVVTPATVEDAYGLLRESIASDDPVVFLEPKRLYWSKADWSPEAPAAVEPIGRAVVRRSGRSATLITYGPSLPVCMEAAEAAVAEGWDLEVVDLRSLVPFDDETVAASVRRTGRAVVVHESPGFGGPGGEIAARITERCFHHLEAPVLRVAGFDIPYPPPMLERHHLPGVDRVLDAVARLQWEADS, encoded by the coding sequence ATGACCACCGCGGCAGCGACGGCCGGCGGTCGTACGACGAAGGCGAAACCGGCCACGATGGCGCAGGCCCTCGGGCGCGCGCTGCGCGATTCCATGGCCGAGGACCCCTCCGTCCACGTGCTCGGGGAGGACGTGGGCACGCTCGGCGGGGTCTTCCGGATCACGGACGGGCTGGCGAAGGAGTTCGGCGACGACCGCTGCACCGACACCCCGCTGGCCGAGGCCGGCATCCTCGGCGCGGCCGTGGGCATGGCGATGTACGGGCTGCGGCCCGTGGTGGAGATGCAGTTCGACGCGTTCGCCTACCCGGCGTTCGAGCAGCTGATGAGCCATGTCGCCAAGATGCGCAACCGCACCGGCGGGGCCATGCCCCTGCCGATCACCGTGCGGGTGCCGTACGGCGGCGGGATCGGCGGGGTCGAGCACCACAGCGACTCCTCCGAGGCGTACTACATGGCCACCCCCGGCCTGCACGTCGTCACACCGGCCACGGTCGAGGACGCGTACGGGTTGCTGCGGGAGTCGATCGCCTCGGACGACCCGGTGGTCTTCCTGGAGCCGAAGCGGCTCTACTGGTCCAAGGCCGACTGGTCGCCCGAGGCGCCCGCGGCGGTCGAGCCGATCGGCAGGGCCGTGGTGCGGCGGTCCGGGCGCAGCGCCACTCTGATCACGTACGGGCCTTCCCTGCCGGTCTGCATGGAGGCCGCCGAGGCGGCGGTCGCCGAAGGCTGGGACCTGGAGGTGGTGGACCTGCGCTCGCTGGTGCCGTTCGACGACGAGACGGTGGCCGCGTCGGTGCGGCGCACCGGGCGCGCGGTCGTGGTCCACGAGTCCCCGGGGTTCGGCGGTCCGGGCGGCGAGATCGCGGCCCGGATCACCGAGCGGTGCTTCCACCACCTGGAGGCGCCGGTGCTGCGGGTGGCCGGGTTCGACATCCCGTATCCGCCGCCCATGCTGGAGCGGCACCATCTGCCGGGAGTGGACCGAGTGCTCGACGCGGTGGCGCGGTTGCAGTGGGAGGCGGACAGCTGA
- a CDS encoding dihydrolipoamide acetyltransferase family protein, with translation MAQVLEFKLPDLGEGLTEAEIVRWLVEVGDVVAIDQPVVEVETAKAMVEVPCPYGGVVTARYGEEGAELPVGAPLLTVAVGATQPSASVGSSAAPAASRSASRRGGAAADGPAAEAGAGSDSGSGNVLVGYGTGAPAARRRRIRPERTAAAAPNSVPAAPVPGAGRASASVVVGEMDGVPGPVAVVSPLVRRLARQHEIDLRQLTGTGPDGLILRADVDAAIRMAGAAVETESRAAAAPAAPAAPVAPGRATVGAGEPAAERIPLRGVRGAVADKLSRSRTEIPDATCWVDADATELMAVRAAMNAATGPSAGPKVSVLALLARICTAALARFPELNSTVDTEAREIVRLPGVHLGFAAQTERGLVVPVVRDAHTRNAESIGAEIVRLTELARTGKLSPAQLTGGTFTLNNYGVFGVDGSTPIINHPEAAMLGVGRIMPKPWVHRGELAVRQVVQLSLTFDHRVCDGGTAGGFLRYVADCVEQPAVLLRSL, from the coding sequence ATGGCCCAGGTGCTCGAGTTCAAGCTGCCGGACCTCGGTGAGGGGCTGACCGAGGCGGAGATCGTCCGCTGGCTGGTGGAGGTGGGCGACGTCGTCGCCATCGACCAGCCCGTCGTGGAGGTCGAGACGGCCAAGGCCATGGTGGAGGTGCCCTGCCCGTACGGGGGTGTCGTGACCGCGCGGTACGGCGAGGAAGGTGCGGAACTCCCCGTCGGCGCACCGCTGCTGACGGTCGCGGTGGGGGCGACGCAGCCCTCCGCTTCCGTCGGGTCCTCCGCCGCTCCGGCCGCATCCCGGAGCGCGTCCCGGCGGGGTGGGGCTGCTGCGGACGGCCCCGCTGCGGAGGCGGGTGCCGGTTCCGATTCCGGTTCCGGGAACGTGCTCGTGGGGTACGGGACCGGGGCCCCGGCTGCCCGGCGTCGGCGTATCCGGCCGGAGCGGACCGCCGCTGCCGCACCCAACTCCGTACCCGCTGCCCCCGTACCGGGTGCCGGTCGCGCTTCCGCGTCCGTCGTCGTCGGTGAGATGGACGGTGTGCCGGGTCCCGTGGCCGTGGTCTCGCCCCTCGTACGGCGACTGGCCCGGCAGCACGAGATCGATCTGCGGCAGCTGACGGGGACGGGGCCCGACGGGCTGATCCTGCGGGCCGACGTCGATGCCGCGATCCGGATGGCCGGGGCGGCGGTGGAGACGGAGAGCCGTGCGGCTGCGGCTCCTGCCGCCCCTGCCGCTCCGGTGGCGCCGGGGCGGGCCACGGTGGGGGCGGGCGAGCCGGCCGCCGAGCGGATTCCGTTGCGCGGGGTGCGCGGGGCGGTCGCGGACAAGCTGTCGCGCAGCCGTACCGAGATTCCGGACGCCACCTGCTGGGTCGATGCCGACGCCACCGAGCTGATGGCGGTCAGGGCCGCGATGAACGCCGCCACGGGCCCGTCCGCCGGGCCGAAGGTGTCGGTCCTGGCCCTGCTGGCGAGGATCTGCACGGCTGCGCTGGCCCGGTTCCCGGAGCTCAACTCCACCGTGGACACGGAGGCGCGGGAGATCGTCCGGCTTCCCGGAGTGCACCTCGGGTTCGCGGCCCAGACGGAGCGGGGACTCGTCGTTCCGGTCGTCCGCGACGCGCACACCCGCAACGCCGAATCGATCGGGGCGGAGATCGTCCGGCTGACCGAGCTGGCGCGGACCGGGAAGCTCAGCCCGGCGCAGCTCACCGGGGGCACGTTCACGCTGAACAACTACGGGGTGTTCGGGGTCGACGGGTCGACGCCGATCATCAACCACCCGGAAGCGGCGATGCTCGGCGTCGGCCGGATCATGCCCAAGCCCTGGGTTCACCGGGGAGAGCTGGCCGTACGTCAGGTCGTCCAACTGTCCCTCACATTCGACCACCGGGTGTGCGACGGCGGTACGGCCGGCGGCTTCCTCCGGTACGTGGCGGACTGCGTCGAGCAGCCGGCGGTACTTCTGCGCTCGCTGTAG
- a CDS encoding NTP transferase domain-containing protein, which produces MTAYDVIVLAGGAAKRLGGADKPGLRVGGLTLLDRVLAACADAALTVVVGGRRATARPVTWTREVPEGGGPLAALGAGLRQTTAERVLVLSADLPFLGRGTVDALLAAAGEAGSEGALCTDPEGRDQPLVAAYRAEPLRRELGLIATEHGSLAGLPLRLLTAELDLARVEAGPDAAFDCDTWDDIAAARARIREHGAVLDEWITSVKNELGIELDVDTGVLLDLARDAAHGVARPAAPLTTFLVGYAAARASADAGPHEAAAAVAEAARKATGLALCWEAEAADQEAGAEGTGDGRADGAAGDARPGTGREGAGTP; this is translated from the coding sequence ATGACGGCCTACGACGTGATCGTTCTTGCCGGCGGGGCCGCGAAGCGGCTCGGCGGCGCCGACAAGCCAGGGCTTCGGGTGGGTGGCCTGACGCTCCTCGACCGGGTGCTCGCCGCCTGCGCCGACGCGGCGCTCACCGTCGTGGTGGGCGGTCGTCGCGCCACCGCCCGGCCGGTGACCTGGACGCGTGAAGTGCCGGAGGGCGGCGGCCCGTTGGCGGCGCTCGGCGCGGGGCTGCGGCAGACGACGGCGGAGCGCGTTCTCGTCCTCTCGGCCGACCTGCCGTTCCTCGGCCGGGGGACGGTCGACGCGCTGCTCGCCGCAGCTGGGGAGGCGGGCAGCGAAGGGGCCCTGTGCACCGACCCCGAGGGGCGAGACCAGCCGCTCGTGGCCGCCTATCGCGCCGAGCCGCTCCGCCGGGAGCTGGGCCTGATCGCCACGGAGCACGGGAGTCTCGCCGGGCTGCCGCTGCGGCTCCTGACGGCGGAGCTGGACCTCGCCCGCGTCGAGGCCGGACCCGACGCCGCGTTCGACTGCGACACTTGGGACGACATCGCCGCCGCCAGAGCCCGGATCAGAGAGCATGGGGCCGTGCTGGACGAATGGATCACCTCGGTCAAGAACGAACTGGGCATCGAACTCGACGTCGACACCGGCGTCCTGCTCGACCTCGCCCGTGACGCCGCCCACGGGGTCGCCCGGCCCGCAGCCCCGCTCACGACCTTCCTGGTCGGGTACGCGGCGGCCAGGGCGAGCGCCGACGCCGGGCCCCACGAGGCCGCCGCAGCGGTCGCGGAGGCTGCTCGCAAGGCCACCGGTCTCGCCCTGTGCTGGGAGGCGGAGGCGGCGGACCAGGAGGCGGGCGCGGAAGGCACCGGGGACGGGCGGGCCGACGGTGCCGCAGGTGATGCGAGGCCCGGTACGGGCCGCGAGGGGGCCGGGACGCCATGA
- a CDS encoding molybdopterin molybdotransferase MoeA has product MTGPDRPASGPADDDLLASGPAPVGLPVSGRGRARAEEELAIEQALALVGGSPLGPVRPQPAPRDGTNGATGSAPGHGEPDGSAPAADTPRTGDTPTGRTPKTSAVSGRHPGTGDSPRTPAERGADSRVRSASTSRTANPSPLLSWSRARAVAARAGRVGPLGAVRLPLDRALGHVLAEPLGALTDLPSFDTSAMDGWAVAGPGPWAFEAGAGILAGRGPATALPDGVAVRIATGARVPPDTTAVIRNEHAYADEAKGLLHAERSVATGQDIRPRGQECHSGEQLVPAGTVVTPAVLGLAAAAGYDALPAVPRPCVDVLVLGDELLAAGLPHDGLIRDALGPMLGPWLRALGAEVAGPRRLGDDAGALRDALIASDADLIITTGGTAAGPVDHVHPVLDGLGAELLVDGVAVRPGHPMLLARLPARGQTERRAEEQPPKHVEGAAKQSAGVTKQREGTPDGPYLVGLPGNPLAAVSGLVTLVEPLLAGLAGRPAQDAYRALVHAEVHGHPHDTRLVPVVHRAGRAGGRDHVAPLRYNGPAMLRGIAAADGLAVVEPGGVRSGTEVEILDLPWAPATPWTEGCFT; this is encoded by the coding sequence ATGACCGGGCCCGACCGCCCCGCATCCGGTCCGGCCGATGACGATCTCCTCGCGTCCGGTCCCGCTCCGGTGGGGCTGCCCGTGAGCGGTCGCGGTCGCGCCCGCGCCGAGGAGGAGCTGGCCATCGAGCAGGCGCTCGCCCTGGTGGGCGGCTCGCCGCTCGGCCCGGTCCGGCCGCAGCCGGCCCCACGCGACGGCACGAACGGCGCCACGGGCAGCGCCCCCGGCCATGGCGAACCGGACGGCAGCGCCCCGGCCGCCGACACCCCGCGCACCGGCGACACCCCGACCGGCCGCACCCCGAAGACCAGCGCGGTGAGCGGTCGTCATCCGGGGACGGGGGACTCCCCGCGGACCCCGGCGGAGAGGGGGGCGGACAGCCGCGTACGGTCCGCCTCCACGTCCCGGACCGCGAACCCGTCCCCGCTCCTGTCGTGGAGCCGGGCGCGGGCGGTCGCGGCCCGCGCCGGCCGGGTCGGCCCCCTCGGGGCGGTCCGGCTGCCGCTCGACCGTGCGCTGGGGCACGTGCTGGCCGAGCCGCTCGGCGCGCTCACCGACCTGCCGTCGTTCGACACCTCGGCCATGGACGGCTGGGCGGTCGCCGGCCCCGGACCCTGGGCGTTCGAGGCCGGGGCCGGAATCCTCGCCGGACGCGGTCCCGCCACGGCGCTGCCCGACGGCGTCGCCGTACGGATCGCCACCGGTGCCCGCGTTCCGCCCGACACGACGGCCGTCATCCGCAACGAGCACGCGTACGCCGACGAGGCCAAGGGGCTGCTGCACGCCGAGCGGTCCGTGGCGACCGGGCAGGACATCAGGCCCCGAGGCCAGGAGTGTCACTCGGGCGAACAACTCGTCCCGGCCGGGACGGTGGTGACCCCGGCCGTGCTGGGACTCGCCGCCGCCGCCGGGTACGACGCGCTGCCCGCCGTGCCCCGCCCGTGCGTCGACGTCCTCGTGCTCGGCGACGAACTGCTCGCCGCCGGCCTGCCGCACGACGGGCTGATCCGGGATGCCCTCGGGCCCATGCTCGGTCCCTGGCTGCGGGCCCTCGGTGCGGAGGTCGCCGGGCCCCGCCGCCTCGGCGACGACGCCGGGGCGCTGCGCGACGCCCTCATCGCCTCCGACGCCGACCTGATCATCACCACGGGCGGTACCGCCGCCGGCCCGGTCGATCACGTGCACCCGGTTCTCGACGGTCTCGGCGCCGAACTGCTGGTGGACGGCGTCGCGGTCCGCCCCGGCCACCCCATGCTGCTGGCGCGGCTGCCGGCCCGCGGACAGACCGAGCGGCGCGCGGAAGAGCAGCCGCCGAAGCATGTCGAGGGGGCTGCGAAGCAGTCCGCGGGGGTGACGAAGCAGCGTGAGGGGACACCGGACGGTCCGTATCTGGTCGGGTTGCCCGGAAATCCGCTCGCGGCCGTATCGGGGCTGGTGACGCTCGTGGAGCCGTTGCTCGCGGGTCTGGCGGGCCGCCCCGCCCAGGACGCGTACCGGGCCCTCGTCCACGCCGAGGTGCACGGGCATCCGCACGACACCCGTCTCGTCCCCGTCGTCCATCGCGCGGGCCGGGCGGGCGGGCGGGACCATGTCGCGCCGCTGCGTTACAACGGCCCCGCGATGCTGCGGGGCATCGCCGCGGCGGACGGGCTGGCCGTCGTGGAGCCGGGCGGGGTACGGTCCGGCACCGAGGTGGAGATTCTGGATCTCCCATGGGCCCCGGCGACGCCGTGGACGGAAGGGTGTTTCACGTGA